Proteins encoded by one window of Mercenaria mercenaria strain notata chromosome 4, MADL_Memer_1, whole genome shotgun sequence:
- the LOC123551737 gene encoding uncharacterized protein LOC123551737 has translation MDTYMLIFLLFYLPWSFQELHVPEGFLGCVLDRRGRVLKHKLDSSDSNCGDECKRRCMTEGFRYAGTKFGVECYCGNTCKNYQNTTGCNIKCPGNTNEFCGSRFKLSLYDTRIPSAQISATETFSSTTKASTDFVHTAVFISVPVSVVVIAVCVVMIIICWRRRRVSHSQDIIYDDTVALEGNSGSRVEYDYSDVVYELETETGNIKDYSSGTETATLHKKPPSYDHITKLVKQRKDKNYSHLKELDSELSLKKVNGPYLISSGNMQTGLRVTSCSADALYCNASVMPNDKTEEKSFYRQTAEDDVDLEYDHVKSGEHIKELHTDDNYSHLRQIGKQCAKY, from the exons ATGGACACATATATGCTTATCTTTTTGCTTTTCTATTTACCATGGAGCTTTCAAG AGCTTCATGTTCCTGAAGGTTTTCTTGGATGTGTCTTGGACCGGAGGGGCCGTGTTTTAAAACACAAGTTAGATAGCTCTGACTCAAACTGCGGAGATGAATGCAAGCGTCGATGTATGACAGAAGGATTTAGATATGCTGGAACAAAG TTTGGTGTCGAGTGTTACTGTGGGAACACTTGTAAGAACTATCAAAATACAACAGGATGTAACATCAAATGTCCAGGAAACACAAATGAGTTTTGCGGCAGTCGATTCAAATTATCACTTTATGATACAa GAATACCATCGGCGCAAATTTCAGCAACAGAAACATTTTCGTCAACGACAAAAG cAAGTACAGACTTTGTTCACACCGCTGTTTTCATCTCAGTTCCGGTCTCAGTTGTAGTCATTGCAGTCTGTGTTGTTATGATAATTATATGTTGGAG ACGCAGACGTGTGTCGCATTCACAGGACATCATTTATGATGATACTGTTGCACTCGAAGGAAATTCAGGTAGTAGGGTTGAATATGACTATTCCGATGTCGTATATGAACTCGAAACAGAAACTGGAAATATTAAAGACTATTCAAGCGGAACAGAAACAGCTACTCTCCACAAGAAACCTCCTAGCTACGATCACATTACCAAACTAGTTAAACAGCGTAAAGACAAAAACTACAGCCATCTCAAAGAATTAGATTCTGAACTTAGTCTGAAGAAGGTGAACGGTCCGTATTTAATATCAAGTGGAAATATGCAAACCGGTTTGCGAGTTACAAGTTGTAGTGCAGACGCGCTATATTGCAATGCTTCGGTAATGCCAAATGACAAAACAGAAGAGAAATCTTTTTATCGGCAAACTGCAGAGGATGACGTAGACTTGGAATATGACCATGTTAAAAGTGGAGAACATATAAAAGAATTGCATACGGACGATAACTATTCACACTTGAGACAGATAGGAAAACAATGTGCTAAGTACTAA
- the LOC128556361 gene encoding uncharacterized protein LOC128556361 — MDYSLSLMSYILIIHMKEIASNSTFETPTTRERTIDITTVPATMTNSTTYSTDNSMAYSTTNLTTYLTSSSTEYPNATTPEDPDYTIVYIAMPASILAVVELVILIFLIIRCYRAIGANNDHVKLQEHDNDDGLENQLFAVVNRTYTGFVPREQSTTNDKSLRPTSQKRRSNENATTETKILQRRDPGYIDIDIKIDMSTDEDEVSQRTKSNEREFVNKAYSDVEGKSHFLPSADRSTCSDIQHTYDKSAYNKDTKHGNAIQVIKNNTDTDGDGDTEYDHAVNRNRRSYQTFESNRTYSRLGSVVPRQNPFLRLMEEATSITDKQYEDIRVPETQKAPVETSNEIKVETASRDLKLAENQSPTKDVNRSRQYNYSKVNTIRKSENDLPKPSKEHAGKSKEETDTKTISLNSGERCEHKSQNSENLDCRSGSKHSNVKKGSKCTSKELIDKAAKMAVQKEVENTPDRSKPDRKYEYSQVIKKTGNTENVATVDKQESGHNPKNKMSFIVSEDDGFDGLKKNKKHEYINIKKQDAT; from the exons ATGGATTATTCACTTAGTTTAATGAgctatattttaataattcaCATGAAAG AAATAGCATCAAACTCTACATTTGAGACCCCAACAACAAGGGAACGGACAATAGATATCACAACTGTGCCTGCTACAATGACTAACTCAACGACTTACTCAACTGATAATTCAATGGCTTATTCAACTACAAATTTAACAACTTATTTGACGTCTTCTTCAACGGAATATCCAAATGCAACAACACCTGAAG ATCCTGATTACACTATAGTATATATTGCAATGCCAGCATCAATCTTAGCCGTGGTAGAACtagtgattttaatatttctaataatCAG aTGTTATCGGGCAATTGGTGCAAACAACGACCATGTTAAACTGCAGGAGCATGATAATGACGACGGTTTAGAAAACCAATTATTTGCAGTTGTTAACAGAACCTACACTGGTTTTGTTCCTAGAGAGCAGAGTACCACCAACGATAAATCACTCAGACCAACATCACAAAAAAGAAGAAGTAATGAGAATGCCACAACTGAAACTAAGATACTTCAACGACGAGATCCAGGTTATATagatattgacataaagatcGATATGTCAACAGACGAAGATGAGGTTTCTCAACGCACAAAAAGTAATGAAAGGGAATTCGTTAATAAAGCGTATTCGGATGTTGAAGGAAAATCGCACTTTTTGCCTTCGGCTGACCGCTCTACGTGCAGTGATATTCAGCATACGTATGACAAAAGCGCATACAACAAAGACACAAAGCACGGCAACGCTATACAAGTAATAAAGAACAACACTGATACTGATGGTGATGGTGATACAGAATATGACCATGCAGTTAACAGAAATAGGAGAAGTTATCAAACGTTTGAAAGCAATAGAACGTATTCCCGGTTAGGTAGCGTTGTGCCAAGACAGAATCCGTTTTTACGACTCATGGAAGAAGCAACCAGTATTACTGATAAACAGTACGAAGATATTAGAGTACCGGAAACTCAAAAAGCTCCGGTAGAGACTTCGAATGAAATTAAAGTAGAAACTGCAAGCAGAGATCTAAAGTTAGCAGAAAACCAGAGTCCCACGAAAGATGTAAACCGAAGTCGACAATATAACTACAGCAAAGTAAACACAATAAGAAAAAGTGAGAATGACTTACCAAAACCAAGCAAAGAACACGCTGGCAAGAGTAAAGAAGAAACAGATACCAAAACAATAAGCTTAAATTCGGGGGAGCGTTGTGAGCACAAGTCTCAAAATAGTGAAAATTTGGATTGCAGGAGTGGCTCCAAACACAGCAATGTAAAGAAAGGAAGTAAATGTACAAGCAAAGAACTTATTGACAAAGCAGCCAAAATGGCCGTACAAAAAGAGGTTGAAAATACGCCGGACAGAAGTAAACCGGatagaaaatatgaatattcaCAAGTAATAAAGAAAACAGGAAATACAGAGAATGTTGCTACGGTGGACAAACAAGAATCTGGTCATAATCccaaaaataaaatgtcttttattgtCTCTGAAGACGACGGCTTTGACGGtctaaaaaagaacaaaaaacacgAGTATATTAATATCAAGAAACAAGACGCTACTTAA
- the LOC128556360 gene encoding uncharacterized protein LOC128556360: protein MNTTTEMGNFTTISTEHLNMTNGVSPESISNEPYENATSEDCDVFSHQKLDTTTVQSIAVLATTIALVEFVIIMVLLRRFWHSKCNLKGDHILEKQEECCELGIVNKVYKDSYHNEHDADTEKKTSSLLETKTNDNTGKTGCNKTQRRDPGYIDIDLTADIPIESENVGHHTKMKETEFFNKTYSHIEASSMFSLATDGSSYSHIKRNNDDNTQDQTDTHSCTIIKAQKSYIRTDDDTEYDHAVYRKGHQSIADNNTYSRISCVVPRQNPSFRVKQTSVDVTAEKPYNWYDDTVIQEAENCSTGLSETYCEKSDESERIKLEENSSCKNEQKSVHEYKYSVVKKQDIRVRQQPKSSSVKRKETDGSSKHLKHGEYTKVKIQSKDLAATESTSSITDLNIQQPFKHIVVMNDSTNESHQLPESAIDSTGKALPQIQVTNESSVLKTEESCANSNKSKISEIPGGTKGNATGPHYKYSKVRKKSTILINQRISTTDCSDKVTVQKPLGKTSLSLNSENKIVITEARKTVEVPDDVDTETSDHAAGDKDFLIDPEDQSHEYINIMKV from the exons ATGAATACAACGACAGAAATGGGCAACTTTACGACTATTTCCACTGAACATTTAAATATGACGAATGGTGTGTCACCAGAATCAATATCAAACGAACCTTACGAAAATGCAACAAGTGAAG ATTGCGACGTCTTTTCACACCAGAAGTTAGATACAACCACCGTTCAGAGTATTGCGGTTCTAGCTACTACCATAGCCTTGGTGGAATTTGTGATTATAATGGTACTTCTTAGAAG ATTTTGgcattcaaaatgtaatttaaaaggAGACCACATACTTGAAAAACAAGAAGAATGTTGCGAGCTTGGGATTGTCAACAAAGTTTACAAAGATAGTTATCACAATGAACATGATGCTGACACAGAGAAAAAGACATCATCACTACTAGAAACAAAGACAAATGACAATACTGGCAAGACTGGATGTAACAAAACACAACGGAGAGACCCAGGCTATATAGATATTGACTTAACTGCAGATATACCGATAGAGTCTGAAAATGTCGGCCATcatacaaaaatgaaagaaacagaatttttcaataaaacatattcCCATATTGAAGCGAGTTCTATGTTTTCACTTGCGACAGATGGTTCTTCATACAGTCATATCAAGCGAAACAATGATGACAATACACAGGACCAAACTGACACACATAGCTGCACAATTATAAAAGCACAAAAGTCCTATATTCGTACCGACGATGATACGGAATATGACCATGCAGTTTACAGAAAAGGTCATCAGTCCATTGCAGATAATAATACCTATTCTCGTATCAGCTGCGTTGTTCCAAGACAGAACCCGTCTTTTAGAGTGAAACAGACGTCAGTTGATGTCACAGCCGAAAAACCTTACAACTGGTACGATGATACTGTTATACAGGAAGCAGAAAATTGTAGCACAGGATTATCTGAAACATATTGTGAAAAATCTGATGAAAGCGAGAGAATAAAGCTTGAAGAAAACTCGAGTTGCAAAAATGAGCAAAAATCTGTTCACGAATATAAATATAGCGTAGTAAAGAAACAAGACATACGAGTAAGACAACAGCCGAAGTCTTCATCAGTTAAACGAAAAGAAACAGATGGCTCGTCCAAACATTTGAAGCATGGAGAGTATACTAAAGTCAAAATACAAAGTAAGGATCTTGCGGCTACCGAAAGCACGAGTAGCATTACTGATTTGAACATTCAACAACCTTTTAAACACATTGTAGTAATGAACGATAGTACAAATGAAAGTCATCAATTACCAGAGTCTGCCATTGACAGTACAGGAAAAGCACTTCCGCAAATTCAGGTAACTAACGAGTCGTCAGTACTGAAAACGGAGGAAAGTTGTGCAAATAGTAATAAAAGCAAGATTTCTGAAATCCCGGGTGGCACAAAAGGAAATGCAACTGGCCCTCACTATAAATACAGCAAAGTGAGAAAGAAAAGTACAATTTTAATAAACCAAAGAATATCAACAACTGACTGTTCAGATAAAGTTACAGTACAAAAGCCGTTAGGTAAAACATCTTTGTCATTAAATTCTGAAAACAAGATTGTCATAACGGAAGCGAGAAAAACTGTTGAAGTTCCAGATGATGTCGACACAGAAACATCTGATCATGCTGCTGGTGACAAAGACTTTCTTATTGACCCCGAGGATCAAAGTCATGAATATATTAATATCATGAAGGTTTAA